In Balearica regulorum gibbericeps isolate bBalReg1 chromosome 2, bBalReg1.pri, whole genome shotgun sequence, one DNA window encodes the following:
- the HHATL gene encoding protein-cysteine N-palmitoyltransferase HHAT-like protein isoform X2 — MAVPQHRAVVYMLYGILAVLGSMGLVYLMIILSHCLVLYSVALAKQKWLCYVAGLCCLASFKVEPFSSWQSGFVTGAFDLQDVLFYGGSSFTIMRCMSFALESSERKEGIYSIFDLLKYNFYLPFFFFGPVMTFDQFHAQVSTRELRRKDDEMKNIRVHALLHVGAIIAVDIFLHFFYILTLPSDLKFMNRLSDWSLAGLAYSNLVYDWVKAAVMFGVINTIARLDHLDPPQPPKCITMLYVFAETHFDRGINDWLCKYVYDHIGENHDNIMKELMATIATFAVTTLWLGPCEIVYIWSVFNCFGLNFELWVQKFFQQEPFAKLEAKMPAAMSRRIRAVFGAANFWAIVLYNILALNSLEFALLVTKRLLLTGFPVSTLSIWFITYCGVQLIKERERILAIEEEKCDKAKAE; from the exons ATGGCGGTGCCACAG CACCGGGCTGTGGTGTACATGCTCTATGGGATCCTGGCCGTGCTGGGCAGCATGGGACTCGTCTACCTGATGATCATCCTTTCTCACTGCCTTGTCCTCTACTCTGTTGCGCTGGCCAAGCAGAAGTGGCTCTGCTATGTGGCTGGGCTTTGCTGTCTCGCCTCATTCAAGGTGGAGCCATTCAGCTCCTGGCAG AGTGGGTTTGTAACGGGAGCTTTTGATCTTCAAGATGTCCTCTTCTATGGAGGAAGCAGCTTCACCATCATGCGCTGCATGAGCTTTGCACTCGAGAGCTCTGAGAGGAAAGAGGGCATCTATTCCATCTTTGACCTCCTCAAGTACAACTTCTACctccccttcttcttcttcGGGCCTGTCATGACGTTTGACCAGTTCCATGCCCAG GTGAGCACCCGAGAGCTGAGACGCAAAGATGACGAGATGAAGAATATCCGAGTCCATGCTCTCCTCCACGTGGGGGCCATAATTGCTGTGGACATCTTCTTACACTTCTTCTATATCCTCACCCTTCCTTCTGACCTGAAGTTCATGAACCGCCTCTCCGATTGGTCCTTGG CTGGCTTGGCCTACTCCAATTTGGTGTACGACTGGGTGAAAGCTGCTGTCATGTTTGGGGTCATCAACACCATTGCTAGACTGGACCACTTAGACCCACCCCAGCCACCGAAATGCATCACCATGCTCTACGTCTTCGCAGAAAC GCATTTTGACAGAGGGATTAATGACTGGCTGTGCAA GTATGTGTATGACCACATTGGAGAGAACCACGACAACATCATGAAGGAGCTCATGGCCACAATCGCTACCTTTGCTGTCACCACCCTGTGGCTGGGGCCCTGTGAGATCGTTTACATCTGGTCTGTCTTCAACTGCTTTGGCCTCAACTTTGAGCTCTGGGTGCAGAAGTTCTTCCAGCAGGAACCCTTTGCCAAACTGGAG GCCAAAATGCCAGCGGCCATGTCTCGACGGATTAGGGCAGTTTTTGGGGCAGCAAATTTCTGGGCCATCGTCCTCTACAACATCCTAGCCCTCAACAGCCTGGAGTTTGCACTTCTGGTCACCAAAAGACTCCTTCTGACGG GTTTCCCTGTCAGCACCTTGTCCATCTGGTTCATCACATACTGTGGAGTGCAGCTGATCAAAGAGCGTGAGCGCATCCTGGCCATCGAGGAGGAGAAGTGTGACAAAGCAAAGGCGGAGTAG
- the HHATL gene encoding protein-cysteine N-palmitoyltransferase HHAT-like protein isoform X1 — translation MGVKTMLPSYELGFYALAVTCAVVYSGSGIFEASRDSMNRKAFRDGIKPGWHYFGRKMDVADFEWVMWFTSFRNVIIFALSGHVLFGKICSMAVPQHRAVVYMLYGILAVLGSMGLVYLMIILSHCLVLYSVALAKQKWLCYVAGLCCLASFKVEPFSSWQSGFVTGAFDLQDVLFYGGSSFTIMRCMSFALESSERKEGIYSIFDLLKYNFYLPFFFFGPVMTFDQFHAQVSTRELRRKDDEMKNIRVHALLHVGAIIAVDIFLHFFYILTLPSDLKFMNRLSDWSLAGLAYSNLVYDWVKAAVMFGVINTIARLDHLDPPQPPKCITMLYVFAETHFDRGINDWLCKYVYDHIGENHDNIMKELMATIATFAVTTLWLGPCEIVYIWSVFNCFGLNFELWVQKFFQQEPFAKLEAKMPAAMSRRIRAVFGAANFWAIVLYNILALNSLEFALLVTKRLLLTGFPVSTLSIWFITYCGVQLIKERERILAIEEEKCDKAKAE, via the exons ATGGGGGTGAAAACAATGCTCCCCAGCTACGAACTGGGGTTTTACGCTCTCGCCGTGACGTGTGCCGTGGTGTACAGCGGCAGCGGGATCTTTGAAGCATCTAGAG ACAGCATGAACAGAAAGGCCTTTCGGGACGGCATAAAGCCGGGCTGGCACTACTTCGGCAGGAAGATG gaCGTGGCTGATTTCGAGTGGGTGATGTGGTTCACCTCGTTCAGGAACGTCATCATCTTCGCCCTCTCAGGACATGTCCTCTTTGGCAAGATCTGCTCCATGGCGGTGCCACAG CACCGGGCTGTGGTGTACATGCTCTATGGGATCCTGGCCGTGCTGGGCAGCATGGGACTCGTCTACCTGATGATCATCCTTTCTCACTGCCTTGTCCTCTACTCTGTTGCGCTGGCCAAGCAGAAGTGGCTCTGCTATGTGGCTGGGCTTTGCTGTCTCGCCTCATTCAAGGTGGAGCCATTCAGCTCCTGGCAG AGTGGGTTTGTAACGGGAGCTTTTGATCTTCAAGATGTCCTCTTCTATGGAGGAAGCAGCTTCACCATCATGCGCTGCATGAGCTTTGCACTCGAGAGCTCTGAGAGGAAAGAGGGCATCTATTCCATCTTTGACCTCCTCAAGTACAACTTCTACctccccttcttcttcttcGGGCCTGTCATGACGTTTGACCAGTTCCATGCCCAG GTGAGCACCCGAGAGCTGAGACGCAAAGATGACGAGATGAAGAATATCCGAGTCCATGCTCTCCTCCACGTGGGGGCCATAATTGCTGTGGACATCTTCTTACACTTCTTCTATATCCTCACCCTTCCTTCTGACCTGAAGTTCATGAACCGCCTCTCCGATTGGTCCTTGG CTGGCTTGGCCTACTCCAATTTGGTGTACGACTGGGTGAAAGCTGCTGTCATGTTTGGGGTCATCAACACCATTGCTAGACTGGACCACTTAGACCCACCCCAGCCACCGAAATGCATCACCATGCTCTACGTCTTCGCAGAAAC GCATTTTGACAGAGGGATTAATGACTGGCTGTGCAA GTATGTGTATGACCACATTGGAGAGAACCACGACAACATCATGAAGGAGCTCATGGCCACAATCGCTACCTTTGCTGTCACCACCCTGTGGCTGGGGCCCTGTGAGATCGTTTACATCTGGTCTGTCTTCAACTGCTTTGGCCTCAACTTTGAGCTCTGGGTGCAGAAGTTCTTCCAGCAGGAACCCTTTGCCAAACTGGAG GCCAAAATGCCAGCGGCCATGTCTCGACGGATTAGGGCAGTTTTTGGGGCAGCAAATTTCTGGGCCATCGTCCTCTACAACATCCTAGCCCTCAACAGCCTGGAGTTTGCACTTCTGGTCACCAAAAGACTCCTTCTGACGG GTTTCCCTGTCAGCACCTTGTCCATCTGGTTCATCACATACTGTGGAGTGCAGCTGATCAAAGAGCGTGAGCGCATCCTGGCCATCGAGGAGGAGAAGTGTGACAAAGCAAAGGCGGAGTAG